The following coding sequences are from one Rathayibacter sp. VKM Ac-2760 window:
- a CDS encoding ABC transporter ATP-binding protein translates to MTLTSKPEAASGATGSPTVVRVRGASKRFVIRKDKSFKERVVNFGRGRKHRDEFWALRDVDLEIPLGSTVGLIGANGSGKSTLLKLIGGIVQPTTGTVERRGRLAALLELGAGFHPDLTGRENVYLNGAILGLSRAELDGKFDSIVEFSEIAEFIDTQVKFYSSGMYVRLAFAIAIHTDPDLLLVDEVLAVGDEPFQRKCMDRIRAFQRAGKTIVLVTHSLEQVGELCDRTIVLEKGNVVFDGETSEGLQVLRESFEDRRQARQEREAAAAEAVDEPAPLLIEILGCALRGGSIEHGGTVVRSGETLEFDVTVRTSRPVDDWNIGMGIDTPLGQRVFGTNTERIGTPLSSVDGEMTVTFTLPDLHLGGGNYAVHASAATFSQGETMRTPVAATFTVERSSVHDGVVDIDSEVRVSRP, encoded by the coding sequence GTGACCCTCACCAGCAAGCCGGAGGCGGCCTCGGGCGCCACCGGCAGCCCCACCGTCGTCCGCGTCCGCGGCGCCTCCAAGCGCTTCGTGATCCGCAAGGACAAGTCGTTCAAGGAGCGCGTCGTCAACTTCGGCCGCGGCCGCAAGCACCGGGACGAGTTCTGGGCGCTGCGCGACGTCGACCTCGAGATCCCGCTCGGCTCGACCGTGGGCCTCATCGGCGCGAACGGCTCCGGCAAGAGCACGCTGCTCAAGCTCATCGGCGGCATCGTCCAGCCGACCACCGGGACGGTCGAGCGCCGCGGGCGCCTCGCGGCGCTCCTCGAGCTCGGCGCCGGCTTCCACCCCGACCTCACCGGCCGCGAGAACGTCTACCTCAACGGCGCGATCCTGGGTCTGTCCCGGGCCGAGCTCGACGGCAAGTTCGACTCCATCGTCGAGTTCTCCGAGATCGCGGAGTTCATCGACACCCAGGTGAAGTTCTACTCCTCGGGCATGTACGTCCGGCTCGCCTTCGCGATCGCGATCCACACCGACCCCGACCTCCTGCTGGTCGACGAGGTGCTGGCGGTCGGCGACGAGCCGTTCCAGCGCAAGTGCATGGACCGCATCCGCGCGTTCCAGCGCGCCGGGAAGACCATCGTCCTGGTCACCCACTCGCTCGAGCAGGTCGGCGAGCTCTGCGACCGCACCATCGTGCTCGAGAAGGGCAACGTGGTGTTCGACGGCGAGACCTCCGAGGGCCTCCAGGTGCTCCGCGAGAGCTTCGAGGACCGGCGTCAGGCCCGCCAGGAGCGCGAGGCGGCCGCGGCCGAGGCCGTGGACGAGCCCGCTCCGCTGCTGATCGAGATCCTCGGCTGCGCGCTGCGCGGCGGATCGATCGAGCACGGCGGCACGGTCGTCCGCAGTGGCGAGACCCTGGAGTTCGACGTCACCGTGCGCACCAGCCGGCCGGTGGACGACTGGAACATCGGGATGGGCATCGACACCCCGCTCGGCCAGCGCGTCTTCGGCACCAACACGGAGCGGATCGGCACCCCGCTCTCGAGCGTCGACGGCGAGATGACCGTCACCTTCACCCTGCCCGATCTCCACCTCGGCGGCGGCAACTACGCCGTGCACGCCTCCGCCGCGACGTTCTCGCAGGGCGAGACGATGCGGACGCCGGTCGCGGCGACCTTCACGGTCGAGCGCTCCTCCGTGCACGACGGCGTCGTCGACATCGACTCCGAAGTCCGCGTCAGCCGGCCGTGA
- a CDS encoding glycosyltransferase family 1 protein: MSAARGRLLVDATALAAPRLTGVGRVLLGILRALDTDEVAARAEVLLVLPASEARALERFRFRTLRVRPVRLPRRLWSALTRLPAPGIDLLLGRGAYFFPNFRNWPLARSRSMTFVHDVCFAVLPELVPRERRELLGREVPRWLARTDVVLTGTPSSAREITSSLGVDADRVRVLPTTIDAEIFRPRSAAEIERVRAGQSLGRYLLFVGSIERRKNLVTLVDAYARAERPTGHTLLLVGGDGWDNAEVHAAVARAVALGAAVRFASGYVPDEDLPALLSGADAVAMPSWHEGFGLPALEAVACGTPVLAADIPGLRDALAGREEDAVFLPPADEEAWVVAIEAALRSPRRIPARQVPGWDRTARLLLELALR, encoded by the coding sequence GTGAGCGCCGCGCGCGGCCGGCTGCTGGTCGACGCGACCGCGCTGGCCGCCCCGCGGCTGACCGGGGTGGGCCGGGTGCTGCTGGGCATCCTCCGAGCGCTGGACACCGACGAGGTCGCCGCGCGCGCCGAGGTGCTCCTCGTGCTGCCGGCGAGCGAGGCCCGCGCGCTCGAGCGCTTCCGCTTCCGCACTCTGCGGGTGCGCCCGGTGCGACTCCCCCGCCGGCTCTGGAGCGCCCTGACGCGGCTCCCCGCGCCCGGCATCGACCTCCTCCTCGGGAGGGGCGCCTACTTCTTCCCCAACTTCCGCAACTGGCCGCTGGCCCGCTCGCGGTCGATGACCTTCGTGCACGACGTCTGCTTCGCGGTGCTGCCCGAGCTCGTCCCGCGCGAGCGCCGCGAGCTGCTCGGCCGCGAGGTCCCGCGCTGGCTCGCCCGCACCGACGTCGTGCTGACCGGCACGCCGTCGTCCGCCCGGGAGATCACCTCCTCGCTCGGCGTCGACGCCGACCGGGTGCGCGTGCTGCCGACCACCATCGACGCCGAGATCTTCCGCCCGCGGAGCGCCGCGGAGATCGAGCGGGTCCGTGCGGGTCAGTCGCTCGGCCGCTATCTGCTCTTCGTCGGCTCGATCGAGAGACGCAAGAACCTGGTCACGCTGGTCGACGCCTACGCCCGAGCCGAGCGGCCGACCGGCCACACTCTGCTCCTGGTCGGCGGTGACGGCTGGGACAACGCCGAGGTGCACGCGGCCGTCGCGCGAGCGGTCGCCCTCGGTGCGGCGGTGCGCTTCGCCTCCGGCTACGTGCCGGACGAGGATCTGCCCGCCCTGCTCAGCGGCGCCGACGCGGTCGCGATGCCGTCCTGGCACGAGGGCTTCGGCCTGCCCGCGCTCGAGGCTGTCGCCTGCGGCACCCCGGTGCTCGCCGCCGACATCCCGGGGCTGCGCGACGCGCTGGCCGGCCGGGAGGAGGACGCCGTCTTCCTCCCGCCCGCGGACGAGGAGGCCTGGGTCGTCGCGATCGAGGCGGCCCTCCGCAGTCCGCGGCGGATCCCCGCGCGGCAGGTGCCGGGCTGGGACCGCACCGCACGGCTGCTCCTCGAGCTCGCGCTCCGCTGA